Proteins co-encoded in one Blastocatellia bacterium genomic window:
- a CDS encoding tetratricopeptide repeat protein → MKSRREMLEEFLAADPADVFSRYALALELEKEQRAAEAIPELRAVIERDANYVAAYYHLGRLLAQAGEMTEAREVYRTGLDVATKAGDRRTRGEIQEALDSLD, encoded by the coding sequence ATGAAGAGTCGCAGGGAAATGCTCGAAGAGTTTTTAGCCGCCGACCCGGCGGACGTCTTCTCGCGCTACGCGCTGGCGCTTGAGCTGGAAAAAGAGCAGCGCGCCGCGGAAGCCATCCCTGAGCTGCGCGCCGTCATCGAGCGGGATGCCAATTACGTCGCCGCTTACTATCATCTCGGACGGCTGCTGGCGCAGGCGGGAGAGATGACAGAGGCCCGCGAGGTGTACCGCACGGGCCTTGATGTGGCCACGAAAGCCGGCGACCGCCGCACCCGCGGCGAGATTCAAGAGGCCCTGGATTCGCTCGATTAG